One Plasmodium coatneyi strain Hackeri chromosome 14, complete sequence genomic window carries:
- a CDS encoding KIR protein: DEFLDNLPSRVIYREFDAGTSSTCGSIGEVRNALRSLPDIGGEHKNKIYRACCYAPEMQEGDSPYSRRYNFLYYYMGDILWKYVTDDTLFLGIMSLICDKIKEMCNKQGCMLTCGTVNKDLFSSRKTVFDYYHDYGTLKNLLPSIEPTCVPECGEHIQKITEACSAMKEKCPYTSNSGDSYCNWFRTNGEQYCDADKLSNLKCTKKPSAGDDFDLGDAVVDGGNDDPPPPPKPKPNPNPNQAGSSGSFSDADLADGVSGGEGKGGSDGGGSHRKENGEESGASSVVPGAVSGALAAVGLPALAYFFYKYKSHLFFFKKHNHSGNGRRKRSLRRELNRFSNDDDESTEYDSTTEDSSEYSIPYTSSSSGG, translated from the exons GATGAATTTTTGGATAATTTACCTTCAAGGGTGATATATAGGGAGTTTGATGCGGGTACAAGTAGTACATGCGGCTCTATTGGGGAAGTGAGGAATGCACTGCGTAGTTTGCCCGATATAGGGGGGGAACataagaacaaaatataCCGTGCCTGTTGCTACGCACCTGAGATGCAAGAGGGAGACAGTCCTTATAGTAGGCGTTATaatttcctatattattatatgggGGATATATTGTGGAAATATGTAACGGATGATACTTTATTCTTGGGCATCATGAGTCTAATAtgtgataaaataaaggaaatgtgTAATAAGCAGGGATGCATGCTTACTTGTGGAACTGTTAATAAAGATCTTTTCAGTAGTAGGAAAACagtattcgattattatCATGACTATGGTACTCTGAAAAATCTGTTACCGAGTATTGAGCCTACGTGCGTTCCTGAATGTGGGGAGCATATACAGAAAATAACTGAAGCATGTAGTgcaatgaaggaaaaatgtccGTATACAAGTAATAGTGGGGATTCATATTGTAACTGGTTTAGAACGAATGGTGAGCAGTACTGTGACGCGGACAAACTATCAAATTTAAAATGTACCAAGAAACCTTCTGCTGGAGATGATTTCGACTTAGGAGACGCCGTGGTAGATG gTGGAAATGACgatccaccaccaccaccaaaaCCTAAGCCAAACCCCAATCCTAatcaagctggtagtagtggtagTTTTTCCGATGCAGATTTAGCAgatggtgtctctggtggagaaggaaagggtggtagtgatggtggtggtagtcacaggAAGGAGAATGGCGAAGAGTCTGGTGCTAGTAGTGTCGTACCAGGTGCTGTGTCAGGTGCATTGGCTGCAGTAGGACTTCCTGCCttagcatactttttttacaagtacaaatcacacctcttcttctttaagaAGCATAACcactctggaaatggaagaaggaaaaggtcccttaggagagaattGAACAGGTTTTCAAACGACGACGACGAATCAACGGAGTACGACTCAACAACGGAAGATTCATCCGAATATTCCATTCCATatacatcatcatcatctggAGGATGA
- a CDS encoding SICA antigen: MNGFVWDLAFRVYVFSLGVPGFRYFFLRKKRRRHRREEQLTSPPSEEKLLDHVDDQADGPHAYTLVKERRQQRSTPQRGRKKRAHSRAGGVRRRTIIDIHLEVLDEYQKGDLHSTKEDFLQIIVHEFMGRNFVKGENVPKEQVPLINIPEEQVQCLDSGFRDEDFVPKGNVPMEQVPCSDSGFREEDFLLKEGVPKEQVQCSDSGFTV, translated from the exons atgaatggGTTTGTGTGGGATTTAgcatttagggtgtatgtttTCAGTTTGGGGGTTCCgggtttcagg tatttcttcctccgtaaaaaaagaagacgtCATAGAAGAGAGGAACAGTTAACCTCTCCCCCCTCAGAAGAAAAACTCcttgatcatgtggacgaccaggcagatggtccacatgcatataccttagtaaaggaacgcagacAACAAAGATCAACACcacaaagaggaagaaaaaaacgggcTCATAGCCGTGCtggtggtgtacgtcgccgcacgattattgatattcatttagaagtcttagacgaatatcaaaaaggggatcttcattcgacgaaggaagactttctacAAATTATTGTTCatgaatttatgggaaggaactttgtaaaaggagaaaatgttcctaaggaacaagttcCTCTCATAAATAttcctgaggaacaggttcaatgtttagattccgggtttagggatgaagactttgttcctaagggaaatgttcctatggaacaggttccatgttcagattccgggtttagggaggaagactttcttcttaaggaaggtgttcctaaggaacaggttcaatgttcagattccgggtttacggtgtag
- a CDS encoding ATP-dependent RNA helicase, with amino-acid sequence MKEKAEAHKRPIEFEDDETKKKIRTEDDESVKDAKISENSLHPLHLEHRKGRNKNLKNDAEYVELLKKDARRKYLKEREREKLDVTKKLLDDELLYSTIKLEGKELKELELSKRIYDIAKENIKLREKLKENYYLFQEDLDKFDAANKATDADATQVREGKGDPSVYNYDEQIISKGILKFGSGVAINEGLKNDFVFGDDLANRKSIKREEFEEKNKYEREKERKKKKKIIISDSGSAVGSGSGGGRRHRGEKKRIDKSAPSTGKAHADRGIHKGHSYHRARDDRGGESETREKSSRGKKKKRESEHNGGDSVDGGDRGDGGNRKRNGNGLTDVVEFVHLDSLYGMDEKEKELQRLFEDIKRKKEKKMKKIIDDRKRLPIFSYRYDILKAIKNNKILILVGETGSGKSTQLTQYLHECKYHLYGNIVCTQPRRIACIAIANRVADEMNVKVGKEVGYVIRFQNKTSESTKIVYMTDGMFLRLLLYNPTLDDISVLIIDEAHERALHTDVILPIVKDICNFREDIRIIISSATLDAEKISTYFNCAPIFYVPGRKYNVDIYYTINNESNYLSAIVITILQIHVTQEKGDILVFLPGQFEIELVQQELENKLTELAPRFRNMIILPIYSSLPVEQQARIFEDVGDAPESGNPEAEQLEAAQQGEAAPSTSGNIQTGELAPADQPKVVMRRGTRKIILSTNICETSITIDNIVYVIDSGLCKQKVYNPNSGIESLVTLPCSKASVNQRTGRAGRKQDGKCFRLFTKKSFIDLNDNSIPEIQRCEVSSMILLLKSLGMDDIINFDFLDPPSPVVIIKGLELLYSLGALNDEGNLTKTGRKMAEFPTDVKSSKMILSASEKYNCVEEILCITAMLTHANNIFYVQKGKEKEAENVKKMFTIEGGGDFLLLLNIYKQCEENNFSTSFCYDHFLQYHTLIKIKDIKTQLVSICEKIDLPSSSCGIQNHDAICSLKKCIVSAFFTNAALPVNKNELKIIKLNQVVSIYPSSVLAKKNIMEEHKNACIIFYEVIKINKSYIRHNIPVSKDMLYEIASFYFLSKIA; translated from the coding sequence atgaaggaaaaggcgGAGGCGCACAAACGGCCCATCGAATTCGAAGATgatgaaacgaaaaaaaaaatccggACGGAAGATGACGAATCGGTTAAAGACGCAAAAATCAGCGAAAACTCATTACACCCCCTACATCTGGAACACCGAAAAGgtagaaataaaaacttaaaaaatgacGCAGAATATGTTGAATTGTTGAAAAAGGATGCCCGAAGAAAGTACCTCAAAGAAAGAGAGAGGGAAAAGCTAGATGTAACGAAGAAGCTACTGGATGATGAACTCCTATATAGTACAATTAAAttggaggggaaggaacttAAAGAATTGGAGCTGTCCAAAAGGATCTATGATATAGCTAAAGAAAACATAAAGTTAAGGGAAAAgctaaaagaaaattattacctCTTCCAGGAAGACTTGGACAAATTTGATGCAGCGAACAAGGCCACCGATGCTGATGCGACGCAAGTGAGAGAGGGGAAGGGAGATCCATCCGTCTACAACTATGATGAACAGATAATCAGCAAAGGGATTTTAAAATTCGGTTCGGGGGTGGCGATAAATGAAGGCCTTAAAAATGACTTTGTGTTCGGGGACGACTTGGCAAATCGGAAGAGcataaaaagggaggaatttgaggagaaaaacaaGTACGaaagggagaaggaaagaaagaaaaagaaaaaaataataataagcgACAGCGGTAGTGCTGTTGGTAGTGGCAGCGGCGGTGGGCGAAGGCAtaggggggagaagaagcGCATCGACAAAAGCGCCCCTTCCACTGGGAAAGCCCACGCAGATAGAGGCATCCACAAGGGTCATAGCTACCACCGAGCGAGGGATGACCGCGGAGGGGAAAGTGAAACGCGGGAGAAGTCGagcagggggaaaaagaagaaaagggaaagcgaACATAATGGTGGAGATAGCGTCGATGGCGGTGATCGCGGCGATGGTGGCAACCGCAAGCGGAACGGAAACGGCCTGACGGACGTGGTCGAATTCGTGCACCTGGACAGCCTCTACGGAATggacgaaaaggaaaaggaattgcAAAGACTGTTCGAAGacattaaaaggaagaaagaaaaaaaaatgaagaaaataatcgATGACAGGAAGAGGCTACCCATATTTAGTTACCGATATGACATTTTAAAGGCCAttaaaaacaataaaatcCTAATTCTGGTTGGAGAAACAGGAAGCGGAAAGAGTACACAGTTAACGCAGTACTTGCACGAGTGTAAGTACCATTTGTATGGAAACATAGTCTGTACACAGCCCAGAAGAATCGCGTGTATAGCCATAGCAAATAGGGTGGCCGATGAAATGAATGTAAAAGTGGGAAAGGAAGTTGGCTACGTTATTCGATTTCAAAATAAAACGAGTGAATCCACAAAGATCGTGTACATGACGGATGGAATGTTTCTACGTCTTCTACTGTACAACCCAACGCTGGATGACATTTCAGTGTTAATAATTGATGAAGCTCACGAACGGGCCTTACACACAGATGTTATTCTTCCTATAGTAAAGGACATCTGCAATTTTAGGGAGGACATACGGATTATCATATCGTCTGCCACGCTGGACGCAGAGAAAATTTCCACCTACTTTAACTGCGCCCCCATATTTTATGTGCCGGGTAGAAAATACAACGTTGATATTTACTACACTATAAATAATGAGAGTAATTATTTGTCCGCCATTGTGATTACCATTTTGCAGATCCATGTTACTCAGGAGAAGGGAGACATTTTGGTCTTTCTTCCTGGACAGTTTGAAATCGAGCTGGTGCAACAGGAACTGGAAAATAAGCTGACCGAACTAGCCCCAAGGTTTCGCAATATGATTATTTTGCCCATTTATTCATCCCTGCCCGTGGAACAGCAGGCGCGGATATTCGAGGATGTGGGGGATGCCCCGGAGAGCGGCAACCCTGAGGCGGAACAGCTTGAAGCGGCACAACAGGGGGAGGCAGCACCTTCTACCAGTGGGAACATCCAAACAGGTGAACTCGCACCAGCCGATCAGCCCAAGGTAGTCATGCGGAGAGGCACCAGAAAAATTATCCTATCAACAAACATTTGCGAGACGAGTATCACCATAGACAACATCGTGTACGTGATTGATTCAGGTCTGTGTAAGCAGAAAGTGTACAATCCGAACTCGGGGATTGAGTCCCTGGTAACTTTACCATGCTCCAAAGCATCTGTGAATCAAAGAACAGGTAGAGCAGGTAGAAAACAAGATGGAAAATGTTTTCGCCTCTTCACCAAAAAGTCATTCATCGACTTGAATGACAACTCAATTCCAGAAATTCAACGATGCGAAGTCAGCAGTATGATTTTATTACTAAAAAGTCTAGGCATGGATGACATAATAAATTTCGATTttttagaccctccttctcCCGTGGTGATAATAAAAGGTCTAGAACTTCTATACTCCTTGGGTGCATTAAACGATGAGGGGAATTTAACCAAAACGGGGAGGAAGATGGCTGAATTCCCCACAGATGTGAAGTCAAGTAAAATGATTCTATCAGCATCTGAGAAGTACAATTGTGTGGAAGAGATTTTATGTATTACGGCTATGCTAACACATGCAAATAACATTTTCTAcgttcaaaaaggaaaagaaaaagaggcggaaaatgtgaagaaaatgtttACCATAGAAGGTGGTGGagattttctcctcctcctaaatatatataaacagtGCGAGGAGAACAACTTCTCCACGTCATTTTGCTACGACCACTTTTTGCAGTACCATACGCTGATAAAAATTAAGGACATCAAAACGCAGTTGGTGAGCATCTGCGAGAAAATTGATTTGCCCAGTAGCTCTTGTGGTATTCAGAATCACGACGCCATATGCAGCCTGAAGAAGTGCATTGTCAGTGCCTTCTTCACCAATGCTGCCTTGCCcgttaataaaaatgaacttaaaattataaagctTAATCAGGTCGTTAGCATATACCCCAGCTCGGTGCTTGCGAAGAAAAATATCATGGAGGAACACAAAAATGCGTGCATCATTTTTTACGAAGTTATTAAGATAAATAAGTCCTACATACGCCACAACATCCCTGTTAGTAAGGACATGCTCTACGAGATCGCGTCGTTTTACTTCCTCAGCAAGATTGCCTGA
- a CDS encoding Amino acid transporter, whose amino-acid sequence MNIKWLPNISLINYKKKNGKQKFVRSRKRFRTITWKYTKTIGPFASFIYIFNQSIGSGLFDIPSLIDEVGWIPVIFGNLFVCSVAVFCSLMILRAMTMIPKNKNFEQRIEYSAVIKYFMSNEKYKFVSFLYHLGNLCNNICGILIISKIVDMFIIKLFGSTILFQVYPQIKVSKCSLSLLDSMYNGYYYSSTGHYETVVIGGVTIGYIINAIICIHLSSKGLEETINYQYVVFMIFMTSFLYLSVSSTIYLLSQDYVDQNGALSKVDVYNNLILNRAHLETDLVKNYRKYKEINHVPKNPELYRADPFFDQCPVMDKLGRNPFSVETSKNEKVNRINHDLRNFQREVQMGSLHRRGKAFSCSCLSLNSLYQKKAYIFRNNIFYFTVSSCLYRLNIKNAISLQHFYSVYKIYYSPKSSNGGVASRKRAEWRHTKKGESKREKRNNHIGEKFSGAHYPNRGEEAQKKNKMFFTNLYYMISRIEGIKSYCMGKTFANFIDSYGFVSNIPSWGNEITDDVNVSKAIWLTVILSSIFYFIFGLIFCLNNSFQKINTSVLYLFNFVAVAPKVITGSISMRYDLMNLDICSDNVSFFFGCIAPFLSAWIFSNSMIFSDAFNYTSLICGLFCNFLSPAFAYISACERNKSFYKNPLRKYTIVNRKKTVFSSSSDIRKALGNIIDTFDDNDEVHAVEDSDDEKERKREMGEDNYKLQCDDEEQEEEGLLGYRRSLSLNRYANQRESNISSISRSSYFKIVNGEFLPKSYSKNSTGHDSPSERNSSDFKLSNNYDSNAGIYTHGDTAEEQPLHINRDAKKGDGTNDSACLGKKGKKKKKGVMFSDEIVECSSRDIFKSKRVYSFGKNGEEEEGTLSSDRYTKGSHSNDNDICGETKEMSLEQLSRTNQRDDTWGSKNNSYEILEDVKMQKGKKVKKKLMFSDEVQLCNDIDEAAEMEKKNSRGVTFKEELKEPTTEDVKHAKKEKKEISFSLNVQLCSEEVDARQCSQFSIMVNDEAVREKKGEQGGNVNPTSDIENMVGNRNSEGHKTILFEYENGEETESVEPQKGEPVLPSINENEQQTGKISKKGSADLHEPVLDNLVQESVNEACPAQVSPRYEIRIISNNACVVSGGEEAKGCSNDSGKNCEIDLGDQNGTAVKHSENEHTPGADKIKLKEKEKKGGNFLCVHFEEHTQEETAATLSKNINTKIENTIQYERIFSDSAINYGARNQMKIGELKENEVIRKNRSFEQHEQIFKRQREKLKSHYKCTISNVLEKIGNYDDLIQSMDHLERKEINGEIFLKSTSNRFEEGNKLGSSNRNTLGVGSTNDKPFLEDTLVEEADDTVNKENTFFSFEKDDAVVIPNVLVDKTCESNSDIGKGRNGSKKVFFSEQIEQVQVQETRSLDHKAMEGRTYSIHLRKENSKDEEILINNMKDLSGEQYLNKNSSQQGQSLHVNQMKDHIGGNSQSCHFDDVLTPENSNNREANMSTCKINLLINNTSYRDQQDALLKHSKSDALAGEKHHNMSALSTEQDENTHNEDNPPSLREHKDDLLSFSFLNNFNKQKCASCEIISPPEHAAMPQRKMKTLNYQDPVNEMDNANEKLHKKNTLFVRQRKKLKSSFHTNGDMIIGNHKEAIHKEQINEFRKQISKESCIFNYYDDEKCTDIAQGEACQMDKEKVDQVMTENKVTENNAKLEIPILHIMKSYESQTAPPNVDVEVKDSVESKSTGDPRRKTCYKFADISKLVSDIDLCEFESEENEMLHGGHHSMGDNNEAMQGEDSGDHFSTPTNDANLESNKRVNFDEEKDTSAETEKPDVVKELERIYSALSTKLHSEDSEMCTNDDHDHTDCVDFRCFKIIDNVSPVKHYYNAFRRSKILDLKKYDHIYSNNFMIDKTNMDHLCSIFLFGNPLERNEKYADNNNNKSEDAGEEQKDTTSDAQNDNSNQEDRCDSTVTFEDQKENTSSPSGLCEEKGPLIKRSFSGSLESHSEILKRCVFEKSDLSGSGVLSRRKPNLKFSLNQEIINTEELNDIFRSNDIVGDVRKNSDKIEVMKIRIHVYPALLQKYHVETTYLLLGCLTVFSFVGIITDFLFG is encoded by the exons atgaatataaaatGGTTACCAAATATATCTCttattaattataaaaaaaaaaatggaaaacagaAATTTGTGAGGAGCCGCAAGAGGTTTCGTACCATAACATGGAAATACACCAAAACAATTGGTCCCTTTGCTTcgtttatatacatatttaacCAGAGCATAGGATCAG GCCTATTTGACATTCCAAGCTTAATAGACGAAGTAGGATGGATCCCAGTAATTTTCGGAAACCTGTTCGTCTGTTCAGTGGCTGTTTTTTGCAGCCTGATGATATTAAGAGCCATGACGATGATACccaagaacaaaaatttcgAGCAGAGAATAGAATACAGTGCagttataaaatatttcatgtccaatgaaaaatataaatttgtttcctttctttacCACTTAGGAAATTTATGTAATAATATTTGTGGCATACTTATCATATCAAAAATAGTAGACATGTTcattattaaattatttggaagtacaattttatttcaaGTCTATCCCCAGATAAAGGTGTCGAAATGCTCTTTGTCTCTTTTGGATTCCATGTACAATGGTTATTACTACTCCAGCACAGGCCATTACGAAACGGTGGTCATTGGGGGAGTTACCATAGGTTACATTATTAATgcaattatatgtatacatttatcATCCAAAGGGTTGGAAGAAACTATAAATTATCAGTATGTCGTTTTTATGATTTTTATGACGTCATTTTTGTATCTCTCCGTTTCTTCCACCATATATTTGCTATCCCAGGATTATGTGGACCAAAATGGGGCATTGAGCAAAGTGGACGTGTATAACAATTTAATATTAAATAGGGCTCATTTAGAAACTGATTTGGTGAAAAATTATCGCAagtataaagaaataaatcaTGTTCCAAAAAATCCCGAGTTGTATAGAGCTGATCCATTTTTTGATCAGTGCCCAGTTATGGACAAGTTGGGAAGAAATCCCTTTTCAGTAGAAActagcaaaaatgaaaaggtgaaTAGAATAAATCATGATTTGAGAAACTTCCAGAGGGAGGTACAAATGGGTTCACTacacagaagaggaaaagcaTTCAGCTGCTCCTGTCTTTCGCTAAACTCTTTGTaccaaaaaaaggcatacatttttcgcaataatattttttacttcaccGTGTCGAGTTGCTTATACAGATTGAATATCAAAAATGCTATCTCGTTGCAGCATTTTTATTCGGTATACAAAATTTATTACTCACCGAAGAGCAGCAATGGGGGAGTTGCAAGTCGAAAAAGGGCCGAGTGGAGACacaccaaaaagggggagagcaaaagggaaaaacggaACAATCAcataggggaaaaatttaGCGGGGCACATTACCCCAACcggggggaagaagctcagaaaaagaacaaaatgttcTTTACAAATTTGTACTACATGATAAGTAGGATAGAAGGAATCAAAAGCTACTGTATGGGAAAAACCTTCGCCAATTTTATTGATTCTTACGGATTCGTGAGTAACATCCCATCGTGGGGAAATGAAATAACGGATGATGTCAATGTATCCAAAGCTATCTGGCTCACAGTCATTTTGAGTAGTATTTTCTACTTCATATTTGGCCTTATATTTTGTCTGAACAATTCgtttcaaaaaattaacacctCAGTTTTGTACCTCTTTAACTTTGTCGCTGTAGCCCCTAAGGTCATCACGGGTTCTATATCCATGCGTTATGATTTAATGAATTTGGACATATGCTCTGATAacgtctctttttttttcggatgCATTGCGCCCTTTTTATCTGCATGGATATTTTCGAATAGCATGATTTTTTCAGATGCTTTTAATTATACAAGTCTAATTTGTGGCCtcttttgtaattttctgTCTCCCGCATTTGCGTATATATCAGCATGTGAAAGAAACAAGTCCTTTTACAAAAACCCATTAAGAAAGTATACAATTGTGAACAGGAAAAAGACAGTCTTCTCGAGCAGTTCGGACATTCGAAAGGCTCTGGGGAATATAATCGATACGTTTGACGATAATGATGAGGTGCACGCAGTGGAAGACAGCGATGACgagaaggagaggaaaagggaaatgggGGAAGATAATTATAAACTGCAATGTGACGATGAAgagcaggaggaggaagggctACTAGGGTACAGAAGATCCTTGTCCTTAAATCGGTATGCCAATCAGAGAGAAtcaaatatttcttccattagCAGAAGCTCCTACTTCAAAATCGTAAACGGAGAATTCTTACCGAAAAGCTACTCCAAGAACAGCACTGGACATGACTCCCCATCAGAGAGAAACTCAAGTGATTTTAAATTATCAAATAATTATGACAGCAATGCGGggatatatacacatggagACACGGCCGAAGAGCAGCCACTTCACATAAACAGAGATGCGAAAAAGGGAGATGGCACCAACGACAGTGCCTgtttgggaaaaaaggggaagaagaagaaaaaaggcgtGATGTTTTCTGACGAAATAGTGGAGTGCTCTTCACGGGATATTTTCAAGTCCAAAAGGGTTTACAGTTttggtaaaaatggggaggaagaggagggcACTCTGAGTAGCGATCGATATACAAAAGGGAGCCACTCAAACGATAACGACATTTGTGGAGAAACAAAAGAGATGTCCTTGGAGCAGCTCAGTCGAACAAACCAACGTGACGATACatggggaagcaaaaataattCCTATGAAATTTTAGAAGATGTTAAgatgcaaaaaggaaaaaaggtaaagaaaaaattaatgtttTCAGATGAGGTTCAACTGTGCAATGACATAGACGAAGCtgcagaaatggaaaaaaaaaattccagagGAGTAACatttaaagaagaattaaaGGAACCCACTACGGAGGATGTAAAACatgcgaaaaaggaaaaaaaggaaatatcgTTCTCGCTCAATGTGCAACTTTGCAGTGAAGAAGTAGACGCAAGGCAGTGTAGCCAATTTAGTATAATGGTAAATGATGAAGCAgttcgtgaaaaaaaaggggaacaaggAGGAAACGTGAATCCAACAAGTGACATTGAAAATATGGTAGGAAATAGGAACAGTGAGGGGCACAAAACAATCCTATTTGAGTAcgaaaatggagaagaaacCGAGTCGGTGGAGCCTCAAAAGGGAGAGCCAGTTTTACCAAGCATTAACGAGAATGAACAACAAACTGGGaaaattagcaaaaaggGATCTGCAGATTTGCATGAGCCTGTGCTGGACAACCTTGTGCAGGAAAGCGTTAACGAGGCATGTCCAGCGCAAGTTTCCCCTCGCTatgaaataagaataataagTAATAATGCATGCGTAGTTAGTGGCGGAGAAGAGGCAAAAGGGTGCTCAAACGacagtggaaaaaattgcgaaattgACCTTGGCGATCAAAACGGAACAGCAGTGAAGCATTCAGAAAATGAACATACACCCGGTGCAGACAAAATAAAacttaaagaaaaggagaagaaaggaggaaacttTCTTTGTGTCCATTTCGAGGAACATACGCAGGAAGAAACTGCTGCAACGTtgtccaaaaatataaacacaAAGATTGAGAACACTATACAGTATGAGCGAATTTTTAGCGACTCCGCAATAAATTACGGTGCGAGGAACCAGATGAAAATAGGGGAACTGAAAGAAAATGAGGttataagaaaaaacaggAGTTTCGAACAGCACGAACAAATCTTTAAACGTCAGAGGGAGAAACTAAAGTCTCACTACAAATGCACCATATCGAATGTGCtagaaaaaattggcaaTTATGATGATTTAATACAAAGCATGGATCACTtagagaggaaggaaataaacgGAGAAATTTTTCTGAAGAGCACTTCAAACAGGTTTGAAGAAGGGAACAAACTGGGTTCGTCTAATCGGAACACCTTAGGCGTGGGTTCTACCAATGACAAGCCCTTTCTCGAAGACACGCTCGTTGAAGAAGCCGATGACACGGTTAATAAAGAAAAcacattcttttcttttgaaaAGGATGATGCTGTTGTTATTCCGAATGTTCTGGTAGACAAAACCTGTGAAAGTAATAGTGACATTGGCAAAGGTCGCAATGGAAGCAAAAAGGTATTTTTTTCGGAGCAAATCGAACAGGTGCAAGTACAGGAAACAAGAAGTTTGGACCATAAAgccatggaaggaaggacgtATAGCATTCATTTGAGGAAAGAAAACTCAaaggatgaagaaattttaattaataacATGAAAGATTTAAGTGGAGAACAATATTTAAACAAGAACAGTTCGCAACAAGGGCAATCGTTACACGTAAACCAAATGAAAGATCACATTGGGGGGAACTCACAAAGTTGTCATTTCGATGATGTGTTGACTCCTGAAAATTCCAACAATCGTGAGGCTAACATGAGCACGTGCAAAATAAATCTGCTAATAAATAACACCAGCTACAGAGATCAACAAGACGCTCTGCTTAAGCATTCCAAGTCGGATGCACTAGCGGGGGAGAAGCACCATAACATGAGTGCCCTTTCAACAGAACAAGATGAAAACACGCATAATGAAGATAATCCTCCGTCTTTGAGAGAGCACAAAGATGATCtgctttcattttcatttctaaacaattttaataaaCAGAAGTGTGCATCGTGTGAAATTATATCGCCACCTGAACATGCTGCTATGCcgcaaagaaaaatgaaaacctTAAATTATCAGGACCCTGTCAACGAGATGGATAACGCCAATGAGAAGCTTCATAAAAAGAACACCCTTTTTGTTaggcaaaggaaaaaattaaaatctTCCTTTCATACAAACGGGGATATGATAATAGGCAATCATAAAGAAGCAATAcacaaagaacaaattaacgAATTTCGAAAACAAATAAGCAAAGAATCGTGCATATTTAATTATTACGATGATGAGAAATGCACAGACATAGCGCAAGGGGAGGCGTGTCAAATGGATAAAGAGAAGGTTGATCAAGTGATGACTGAAAATAAAGTTACTGAAAACAATGCAAAGTTAGAAATACCAATACTACATATAATGAAATCGTATGAATCACAAACGGCACCCCCAAACGTAGATGTGGAAGTGAAAGATTCGGTGGAATCTAAATCCACGGGGGACCCAAGACGAAAAACATGCTACAAATTTGCGGACATTTCGAAATTGGTTAGTGACATAGATTTGTGTGAATTTGAATCTGAAGAGAATGAGATGCTACATGGGGGGCATCACAGCATGGGAGACAATAATGAGGCAATGCAGGGTGAAGATAGCGGAGATCATTTCTCAACCCCAACGAATGACGCAAATTTGGAATCCAATAAGCGTGTTAACTTTGACGAGGAAAAGGACACATCCGCAGAAACCGAAAAACCAGATGTTGTAAAGGAACTCGAAAGAATATACTCCGCATTGTCAACTAAATTGCATTCGGAGGATTcagaaatgtgcacaaatgaTGACCATGATCATACGGACTGTGTTGATTTTCGCTGTTTTAAAATTATAGACAATGTTAGCCCCGTCAAACATTACTACAATGCTTTCCGTAGAAGTAAAATTTTAGacttgaaaaaatatgatcaTATTTATTCAAACAACTTTATGATAGATAAGACAAATATGGATCACctgtgttccatttttttgtttggaAATCCTTtggaaagaaatgaaaaatatgcggataataataataataaaagcgAAGATGCAGGTGAAGAACAGAAAGACACGACTAGCGATGCTCAGAACGACAATTCGAACCAAGAAGACAGGTGCGATTCTACTGTTACTTTTGAGGaccaaaaagaaaacacttcttccccttcaggTTTGTGTGAAGAAAAGGGTCCTCTTATTAAACGATCCTTTTCTGGAAGTTTAGAAAGTCACAGTGAAATACTCAAGAGATGtgtatttgaaaaaagtgaccTAAGCGGCAGCGGTGTTCTTTCTCGAAGGAAACCCAACTTAAAATTTAGCCTCAATCAGGAAATTATAAACACGGAg GAATTAAACGACATATTTCGCAGCAACGACATCGTTGGAGACGTAAGGAAGAACTCTGACAAAATAGAAGTCATGAAAATTAGGATTCATGTGTACCCAGCCCTTCTCCAAAAATACCATGTAGAAACAACTTACTTGTTACTGGGATGTCTAACAGTTTTTTCGTTCGTCGGTATTATAAccgattttttatttggttaA